A single region of the Pseudomonas solani genome encodes:
- a CDS encoding AAA family ATPase has translation MDTRYLIEMLLKRDKVDSFSRYPYVLPAVRSLERLEFHPKVTFLVGENGSGKSTLMEALAVALGFNPEGGTRNFNFGTRASHSELHRALRVSRGVRRARDGFFLRAESFFNLATEIEHLDAEPAPAPPVIDAYGGRSLHEQSHGESFLALLMNRFGGKGLYLLDEPEAALSPQRQLAMLARIHDLVKDDSQFVIATHSPILMAYPDAWIYQCGPEGFTLTAYDDTEHVQVSRGFLANPARTLRTLLGEEG, from the coding sequence ATGGACACGCGTTACCTGATCGAGATGCTGCTGAAGCGGGACAAGGTGGACTCCTTCTCCCGCTACCCCTACGTCCTGCCGGCGGTGCGCAGCCTGGAGCGCCTGGAGTTCCACCCCAAGGTGACTTTCCTGGTGGGCGAGAACGGCTCGGGCAAGTCCACCCTGATGGAGGCCCTGGCGGTGGCCCTGGGCTTCAACCCCGAAGGCGGCACGCGCAACTTCAACTTCGGCACCCGCGCCTCCCATTCCGAGCTGCACCGCGCGTTGCGCGTCAGCCGGGGCGTGCGCCGCGCGCGGGACGGTTTCTTCCTGCGTGCCGAGAGCTTCTTCAACCTGGCCACCGAGATCGAGCACCTGGACGCCGAGCCGGCTCCGGCGCCGCCGGTGATCGACGCCTACGGCGGCCGCTCGCTGCACGAGCAGTCCCATGGTGAATCCTTCCTCGCGCTGCTGATGAACCGCTTCGGCGGCAAGGGCCTGTACCTCCTCGACGAACCCGAGGCGGCGCTCTCGCCCCAGCGCCAGCTGGCCATGCTGGCGCGCATCCACGACCTGGTGAAGGACGATTCGCAATTCGTCATCGCCACCCACTCGCCCATCCTCATGGCCTACCCGGACGCCTGGATCTACCAGTGCGGGCCGGAGGGCTTCACGCTCACCGCCTACGACGACACCGAGCACGTGCAGGTCAGCCGTGGCTTCCTCGCCAACCCGGCGCGCACCCTGCGCACCTTGCTGGGGGAGGAGGGCTGA
- a CDS encoding AraC family transcriptional regulator, translating into MVRRALAALAAIEPQRRPASLDELLASADLLLPVLDAIPNAAVFIKDTQARYVLANRTLVQRCGLKQLQPLLGRTSAEVFPAQLGPGYTEQDRRVLEKGQVLEDQLELHLYGSREPGWCLTHKRPLLSRSDAIIGLVGISVDLQSAATAHPAYARLAEVDEYIRQHFHEPITLDTLTRIAGLSVAQLERYCTRAFQLTPRQMITKARLEHAHRLLQTELPITDVALQCGYTDHSAFSRQFKQLTGFTPRQYRQAMGGGT; encoded by the coding sequence ATGGTGCGAAGAGCACTGGCGGCACTGGCCGCGATAGAGCCCCAGCGCCGTCCGGCATCCCTGGACGAACTGCTGGCCAGCGCCGATTTGCTGTTGCCGGTGCTGGATGCGATTCCCAATGCGGCGGTCTTCATCAAGGACACCCAGGCCCGTTACGTCCTGGCCAACCGTACCCTGGTGCAGCGTTGCGGCCTCAAGCAATTGCAGCCGCTGCTGGGCAGGACCAGCGCAGAGGTCTTCCCCGCCCAGCTCGGCCCCGGCTACACCGAACAGGACCGCCGCGTCCTGGAGAAAGGCCAGGTGCTGGAGGACCAGCTCGAACTGCACCTCTATGGCAGCCGCGAACCCGGCTGGTGCCTGACCCACAAGCGCCCACTGCTGAGCCGCAGCGACGCCATCATCGGCCTGGTGGGCATCTCGGTGGACTTGCAGTCGGCCGCCACCGCCCACCCCGCCTACGCGCGCCTCGCGGAAGTGGACGAGTACATCCGCCAGCACTTCCACGAGCCCATCACCCTGGACACCCTGACCCGCATCGCCGGGCTTTCGGTCGCCCAGCTGGAGCGCTACTGCACCCGCGCGTTCCAGCTGACGCCACGGCAGATGATCACCAAGGCGCGCCTCGAACACGCCCATCGCCTGCTGCAGACGGAGTTACCCATCACCGATGTCGCCCTGCAATGCGGCTACACCGACCACAGCGCCTTCAGCCGCCAATTCAAGCAACTCACGGGCTTCACGCCCCGGCAATACCGGCAGGCGATGGGTGGCGGCACCTGA
- a CDS encoding APC family permease has translation MSGKFKKQLSLTDLTFIGLGAIFGSGWLFAASHVSAIAGPAGIISWFIGGFAVLLLGIIYCELGAALPRAGGVVRYPVFSHGPLLGYLMGFITLIAFSSLVAIEVVASRQYAAAWFPGLTEAGSSNPTLSGWLVQFGLLCLFFWLNYRSVKTFARANNLVSVFKFIVPLLVIGVLFAFFKPENFQAQGFAPFGLSGIEMAVSAGGIIFAYLGLTPIISVASEVKNPQRTIPIALILSVLLSTAIYVLLQLAFLGAVPTEMLANGWAGISKEFALPYRDIALVLGVGWLAYLVVADAVVSPSGCGNIYMNATPRVIYGWAQTGTFFRLFTRIDEKSGIPRPALWLTFGLSVFWTLPFPSWEALINVVSAALILSYAVAPVTVAALRRNAPGMPRPFRVRGMAVMGPLSFVIAALIVYWSGWNTVSWLLSLQILMFVIYLLCRRFVPTEHLSLAQQVRSSAWLIGFYAVTLLLSWLGSFGGLGLLAHPFDTLAVAACATAIYYWGAATGVPAELIILSGEDESEEAADTEQGLRPAAAPSQALS, from the coding sequence ATGTCTGGGAAGTTCAAGAAACAGCTGTCGCTGACCGACCTGACCTTCATCGGTCTGGGCGCCATATTCGGCTCCGGCTGGCTGTTCGCCGCCAGCCACGTCTCCGCCATCGCCGGCCCGGCGGGGATCATCTCCTGGTTCATCGGCGGCTTCGCCGTGCTGCTGCTCGGCATCATCTACTGCGAACTGGGCGCGGCGCTGCCCCGTGCCGGTGGCGTGGTGCGCTACCCGGTGTTCTCCCACGGCCCGCTGCTGGGCTACCTGATGGGCTTCATCACCCTGATCGCCTTCTCCAGCCTGGTGGCCATCGAGGTGGTCGCTTCCCGCCAGTACGCCGCGGCCTGGTTCCCGGGGCTGACCGAGGCCGGTTCGAGCAACCCGACACTCAGCGGCTGGCTGGTGCAGTTCGGCCTGCTGTGCCTGTTCTTCTGGCTCAACTATCGCAGCGTGAAGACCTTCGCCCGGGCCAACAACCTGGTCAGCGTGTTCAAGTTCATCGTGCCGCTGCTGGTCATCGGCGTGCTCTTCGCCTTCTTCAAGCCGGAGAACTTCCAGGCCCAGGGCTTTGCCCCCTTCGGCCTCTCGGGCATCGAGATGGCGGTCTCCGCCGGCGGCATCATCTTCGCCTACCTGGGGCTCACGCCGATCATCTCGGTGGCCAGCGAGGTGAAGAACCCGCAGCGCACCATCCCCATCGCGCTGATCCTCTCGGTGCTGCTCTCCACCGCCATCTACGTGCTGCTGCAACTGGCCTTCCTCGGCGCCGTGCCGACGGAAATGCTCGCCAACGGCTGGGCCGGCATCTCCAAGGAGTTCGCCCTGCCGTACCGCGACATCGCCCTGGTGCTCGGCGTGGGCTGGCTGGCCTACCTGGTGGTGGCCGACGCAGTGGTCTCGCCCAGCGGCTGCGGCAACATCTACATGAACGCCACGCCACGGGTGATCTACGGCTGGGCGCAGACCGGCACCTTCTTCCGCCTCTTCACCCGCATCGATGAAAAGTCCGGCATCCCGCGCCCGGCGCTGTGGCTGACCTTCGGCCTGTCGGTGTTCTGGACCCTGCCGTTCCCCTCCTGGGAGGCGCTGATCAATGTCGTCTCTGCGGCGCTGATCCTCAGCTACGCCGTGGCCCCGGTCACCGTCGCCGCGCTGCGGCGCAACGCCCCCGGCATGCCGCGGCCGTTCCGCGTCCGGGGCATGGCGGTGATGGGGCCGCTGTCCTTCGTCATCGCCGCGCTGATCGTCTACTGGTCGGGCTGGAACACCGTGTCCTGGCTGCTCAGCCTGCAGATCCTGATGTTCGTCATCTACCTGCTGTGCCGCCGCTTCGTGCCCACCGAGCACCTGAGCCTGGCCCAGCAGGTGCGCTCGTCCGCCTGGCTGATCGGCTTCTACGCCGTGACCCTGCTGCTCTCCTGGCTCGGCAGCTTCGGCGGCCTGGGCCTGCTGGCCCACCCCTTCGACACCCTCGCCGTGGCGGCCTGCGCCACCGCGATCTACTACTGGGGCGCGGCCACGGGCGTGCCGGCCGAGCTGATCATCCTCAGTGGCGAGGATGAAAGCGAGGAGGCCGCCGACACCGAGCAGGGCCTGCGACCGGCCGCGGCCCCCAGCCAGGCCCTGTCCTGA
- a CDS encoding Ldh family oxidoreductase, which produces MSELINLSLEQVHDLALRTLIGNGMGEDHARAIADTITQGQRDECHSHGLYRVLVCVHSLRSGKVDPNARPTLSRPAPAIVSVDAHRGYSLLALQTGLPLLVEQARELGVAALVIRNCFHFSALWPEVEAIAAEGLVGLAMTPSHAWVAPEGGSQGVFGTNPLAFAWPRAGREPFVFDFATSAIARGDIELHARQGKPIPLGWGLDAEGRPSTDARAVLEGAMQTFGGHKGSALAAMIELMAGALIGDLTSAESLAFDAAAGATPCHGELLLAFDPARFLGGALEEGQRRAEQLFAAITGQGARLPSQRRFDARQRSARDGVWVAKTLLDDIERLAA; this is translated from the coding sequence ATGAGCGAGCTCATCAACCTCAGCCTCGAGCAAGTCCATGACCTGGCCCTGCGCACGCTGATCGGCAACGGCATGGGCGAGGATCACGCCCGGGCCATCGCCGACACCATCACCCAGGGGCAGCGCGACGAGTGCCACTCCCATGGCCTCTACCGCGTGCTGGTGTGCGTGCACTCGCTGCGCTCCGGCAAGGTCGACCCCAACGCCCGGCCGACCCTGAGCCGGCCGGCACCGGCCATCGTCAGCGTCGATGCCCACCGCGGCTACTCGCTGCTGGCCCTGCAGACCGGGCTGCCGCTGCTGGTGGAGCAGGCCCGCGAGCTGGGCGTCGCCGCCCTGGTGATCCGCAACTGCTTCCACTTCTCCGCGCTCTGGCCGGAGGTGGAGGCCATCGCCGCTGAAGGGCTGGTGGGCCTGGCCATGACCCCCAGCCACGCCTGGGTGGCGCCGGAGGGCGGCAGCCAGGGCGTGTTCGGCACCAACCCGCTGGCCTTCGCCTGGCCGCGCGCGGGGCGCGAACCCTTCGTCTTCGACTTCGCCACCAGCGCCATCGCCCGGGGCGACATCGAGCTGCACGCCCGCCAGGGCAAGCCCATTCCCCTGGGCTGGGGCCTGGATGCCGAAGGGCGGCCCAGCACCGACGCCCGCGCCGTGCTGGAAGGCGCCATGCAGACCTTCGGCGGCCACAAGGGCTCGGCCCTGGCGGCGATGATCGAGCTGATGGCCGGCGCGCTGATCGGCGACCTCACCAGCGCCGAATCGCTGGCCTTCGATGCCGCCGCCGGGGCCACGCCCTGCCATGGCGAACTGCTGCTGGCCTTCGACCCGGCGCGCTTCCTCGGCGGCGCCCTGGAGGAGGGGCAACGCCGCGCCGAGCAGTTGTTCGCCGCCATCACCGGGCAGGGCGCACGCCTGCCTTCGCAACGTCGCTTCGATGCCCGCCAGCGCAGCGCGCGTGACGGCGTCTGGGTGGCGAAAACCCTGCTGGACGATATCGAGCGGCTGGCGGCCTAG
- a CDS encoding 4-hydroxyproline epimerase, with translation MKRIHVIDSHTGGEPTRLVMQGFPEPAGCTLAEQRDSLREHHDHWRRACLLEPRGNDVLVGALHCPPLSPGATCGVIFFNNAGYLGMCGHGTIGLVVSLHHQGLIDPGEHRIDTPVGTVSATLHEDGRVTIGNVPSYRYRTQVPVEVPGHGTFLGDIAWGGNWFFLVAEHGQRLQLDNVEALTAFTWAMLRALEAQGIQGEGGALIDHVELFAEDEHGDSRNFVMCPGKAYDRSPCGTGTSAKLACLAADGKLAPGETWVQAGITGSRFEGRYEWEGERIRPFITGRAHITADCVLLIDEQDPFAWGI, from the coding sequence ATGAAGCGCATACATGTGATCGACTCCCACACCGGCGGCGAACCCACGCGCCTGGTGATGCAAGGCTTCCCCGAACCCGCTGGCTGCACCCTGGCCGAGCAGCGCGACAGCCTGCGCGAGCACCACGACCACTGGCGCCGCGCCTGCCTGCTGGAGCCGCGCGGCAACGATGTGCTGGTGGGGGCGCTGCACTGCCCGCCGCTGTCGCCCGGCGCCACCTGCGGGGTGATCTTCTTCAACAACGCCGGCTACCTCGGCATGTGCGGGCACGGCACCATCGGCCTGGTGGTCTCCCTGCACCACCAGGGGCTGATCGACCCGGGCGAGCATCGTATCGACACCCCGGTGGGCACCGTCAGCGCCACCCTCCACGAGGATGGCCGCGTGACCATCGGCAATGTGCCGTCCTACCGCTACCGCACCCAGGTGCCGGTGGAGGTGCCCGGCCACGGCACCTTCCTGGGCGATATCGCCTGGGGCGGCAACTGGTTCTTCCTCGTGGCCGAGCACGGCCAGCGCCTGCAGCTGGACAACGTCGAAGCCCTCACCGCCTTCACCTGGGCGATGCTCAGGGCCCTGGAGGCGCAAGGCATCCAGGGCGAAGGCGGCGCGCTGATCGACCATGTCGAGCTGTTCGCCGAGGACGAACACGGCGACAGCCGCAACTTCGTCATGTGCCCGGGCAAGGCCTACGACCGCTCCCCCTGCGGCACCGGCACCAGCGCCAAGCTGGCGTGCCTGGCGGCCGACGGCAAGCTCGCCCCGGGCGAGACCTGGGTCCAGGCCGGCATCACCGGCAGCCGCTTCGAGGGCCGCTACGAGTGGGAGGGCGAGCGCATCCGCCCCTTCATCACCGGGCGCGCCCATATCACCGCCGACTGCGTCCTGCTCATCGACGAACAGGACCCCTTCGCGTGGGGCATCTGA
- a CDS encoding dihydrodipicolinate synthase family protein translates to MNHDIFTGCIPALMTPCTAARQPDFDALVAKGRELVELGMSGVVYCGSMGDWPLLSEAQRQEGVARLVQAGVPTVVGTGAVNTREAVAHAAHAAKVGAQGLMVIPRLLSRAASPAAQKAHFAAVLGAAPQLPSVIYNSPYYSFSTRAELFFDLRSQFSNLIGFKEFGGAEAMRYAAEHITSRDDEVILVAGVDTQVFHGYVHCNAAGTITGIGNVLPREVLQLVALSRQAAAGDTRARRLALELSEALDVLSSFDEGCDLVLFYKYLMVLNGDREYSLHFNESDALSDAQRRYAEQQYALFRQWYASWSVEQNLV, encoded by the coding sequence ATGAATCACGACATCTTCACCGGTTGCATCCCCGCCCTGATGACACCCTGCACCGCCGCCCGCCAGCCGGACTTCGACGCCCTGGTCGCCAAGGGCCGTGAGCTGGTCGAGCTGGGCATGAGCGGGGTGGTGTACTGCGGCTCCATGGGTGACTGGCCGCTGCTCAGCGAGGCCCAGCGCCAGGAGGGCGTGGCGCGCCTGGTGCAGGCCGGCGTGCCCACGGTGGTCGGCACCGGCGCGGTGAACACCCGCGAGGCGGTCGCCCACGCCGCGCACGCCGCCAAGGTGGGCGCCCAGGGCCTGATGGTGATCCCGCGCCTGCTTTCCCGCGCGGCTTCGCCTGCCGCACAGAAGGCGCACTTCGCCGCCGTGCTCGGCGCCGCGCCGCAGCTGCCCTCGGTGATCTACAACAGCCCCTACTACAGCTTCTCCACCCGCGCTGAGCTGTTCTTCGACCTGCGCAGCCAGTTCTCCAATCTGATCGGCTTCAAGGAGTTCGGTGGCGCCGAGGCCATGCGCTACGCCGCCGAACACATCACCTCCCGCGACGACGAGGTCATCCTCGTCGCGGGCGTCGACACCCAGGTGTTCCACGGCTACGTCCACTGCAATGCCGCCGGCACCATCACCGGCATCGGCAACGTGCTGCCCCGCGAAGTGCTGCAACTGGTGGCCCTGAGCCGCCAGGCCGCTGCCGGCGACACCCGCGCGCGGCGCCTGGCCCTGGAGTTGAGCGAGGCACTGGATGTGCTCTCGTCCTTCGACGAGGGCTGCGACCTGGTGCTGTTCTACAAGTACCTGATGGTGCTCAACGGCGACCGCGAATACAGCCTGCACTTCAACGAAAGCGATGCCCTCAGCGATGCCCAGCGTCGCTACGCCGAGCAGCAGTACGCGCTGTTCCGCCAGTGGTACGCCAGCTGGTCGGTGGAACAGAACCTCGTCTGA
- a CDS encoding aldehyde dehydrogenase (NADP(+)), which produces MTLTGNMLIGRQAVAGRGTAIRAIDPATGAVLEPAYPGGSPAQVEQACTLAWEAFTAYRETSPAARAAFLDTIAEEVEALGDALIERAVAETGLPLARLQGERGRTCQQLRTFARTLRAGEWLDVRVDSAQPQRQPLPRPDLRQHQVALGPVAVFGASNFPLAFSVAGGDTASALAAGCPVVVKAHVAHPGTSEWVGRAVARAVERCAMPEGVFSLLYGAGHEVGIALVSDPRIKAVGFTGSRSGGLALCQAAQARPEPIPVYAEMSAINPVFLFPAALHARSEALAEGFVASLTQGAGQFCTNPGLLIAQRGEALDAFIAAATGQLEKSPAQTMLTPGIFDAFASSVGALARHAKVRRVASGQPGDGPNRCQAQLFVTEADAFLADPALQAEIFGAAGLIVQCRGAGQVRAIAEHLEGQLTATLHLDEADHDAARALLPTLELKAGRVLVNGWPTGVEVCDAMVHGGPFPATSDARSTSVGTAAIQRFLRPVCYQGFPDALLPTALRQGNPLQLRRLLDGQREA; this is translated from the coding sequence ATGACACTCACAGGCAACATGCTGATCGGCCGCCAGGCCGTGGCCGGACGCGGCACGGCCATCCGTGCCATCGACCCCGCCACCGGTGCCGTGCTGGAACCCGCCTACCCGGGCGGCAGCCCGGCACAGGTGGAACAGGCCTGCACATTGGCCTGGGAAGCCTTCACCGCCTACCGGGAAACCTCGCCAGCGGCGCGCGCGGCGTTTCTCGACACCATCGCCGAAGAAGTCGAGGCGCTGGGGGATGCGCTGATCGAGCGCGCCGTGGCTGAAACCGGCCTGCCCCTGGCGCGCCTCCAGGGCGAGCGTGGCCGCACCTGCCAGCAGTTGCGCACCTTCGCCCGCACCCTGCGCGCCGGTGAATGGCTGGACGTGCGGGTCGACAGCGCCCAGCCGCAACGCCAGCCCCTGCCACGCCCGGACCTGCGCCAGCACCAGGTGGCCCTGGGGCCGGTGGCGGTGTTCGGCGCCAGCAACTTCCCCCTGGCCTTCTCCGTGGCCGGTGGTGATACCGCCTCGGCGCTGGCGGCCGGCTGCCCGGTGGTGGTCAAGGCCCACGTCGCCCACCCGGGCACCAGCGAGTGGGTGGGGCGGGCGGTGGCCCGCGCAGTGGAGCGCTGCGCGATGCCCGAGGGCGTGTTCTCGCTGCTGTACGGTGCCGGCCACGAGGTGGGCATCGCCCTGGTCAGCGACCCGCGCATCAAGGCCGTCGGCTTCACCGGCTCGCGCAGCGGTGGCCTGGCCCTGTGCCAGGCGGCCCAGGCGCGGCCGGAGCCGATCCCGGTGTATGCGGAAATGAGCGCGATCAACCCGGTGTTCCTGTTCCCTGCTGCCCTGCACGCCCGGAGCGAGGCGTTGGCCGAAGGCTTCGTCGCCTCGCTGACCCAGGGCGCCGGGCAGTTCTGCACCAATCCGGGCCTGCTCATCGCCCAGCGGGGCGAGGCGCTGGATGCCTTTATCGCCGCCGCCACCGGGCAACTGGAGAAGAGCCCGGCGCAGACCATGCTGACGCCGGGCATTTTCGATGCCTTCGCCTCCAGCGTCGGCGCCTTGGCCCGCCACGCCAAGGTGCGCCGGGTGGCCAGCGGGCAGCCGGGTGATGGACCCAACCGCTGCCAGGCGCAGCTGTTCGTCACCGAGGCCGACGCTTTCCTCGCCGACCCGGCGCTGCAGGCGGAAATCTTCGGTGCCGCCGGGCTCATCGTGCAGTGCCGGGGTGCGGGGCAGGTGCGCGCCATCGCCGAGCACCTCGAAGGCCAGCTCACCGCCACCCTGCACCTGGACGAAGCGGACCACGACGCCGCCCGGGCCCTGCTGCCGACCCTGGAGCTGAAGGCCGGCCGCGTGCTGGTCAACGGCTGGCCCACCGGCGTCGAGGTGTGCGATGCCATGGTTCACGGCGGCCCCTTCCCGGCCACCTCCGATGCCCGCAGCACCTCGGTGGGCACCGCGGCCATCCAGCGCTTCCTGCGGCCGGTCTGCTACCAGGGCTTCCCGGATGCGCTGCTGCCCACGGCGCTCCGGCAGGGCAACCCGCTGCAGCTGCGCCGCCTGCTCGATGGCCAGCGGGAGGCGTAG